The Desulfohalovibrio reitneri genome contains a region encoding:
- a CDS encoding Tim44 domain-containing protein has translation MPRLLSLFCIGLMLFGTLAVVMPEDAEAKRFGGGRSFGSRSLFKSPAQKPGPSQSVNRQSATRQQQGAANPGMRRSPMGGLFGGLLAGTLLGSLFMGMPFGGFGMMDLLFIVLIFWIGMRVLGAMRGKQRQPSGHGSGMDSGPPSGGGQHQRAEQMWERFQGGQRSGHGPGPAARDLEDEPEDQKVETPEGFDAEEFLRGAKIVYTRLQTAWDNRDLDDIRQFCTEAVADEIARQAEDDPEPSKTEVLVLEARLLEAKRENGRTTATVYYEATLREDSAAQAPEQAREVWHFVRDETDGDSSWKLDGIQQVQ, from the coding sequence ATGCCCCGTCTTCTCAGTCTTTTCTGCATCGGCCTCATGCTCTTCGGAACGCTGGCCGTGGTCATGCCCGAGGACGCCGAAGCCAAACGCTTCGGCGGAGGACGCTCCTTCGGCTCCCGTTCGCTGTTCAAGAGCCCGGCCCAGAAGCCCGGCCCCAGCCAATCCGTCAACCGCCAGTCCGCGACCCGGCAACAACAGGGCGCGGCCAACCCCGGCATGCGCCGTTCGCCCATGGGCGGCCTGTTCGGCGGCCTGCTGGCCGGCACCCTGCTCGGCAGTCTCTTCATGGGCATGCCCTTCGGCGGCTTCGGCATGATGGACCTGCTGTTCATCGTGCTCATTTTCTGGATCGGCATGCGCGTCCTGGGGGCCATGCGCGGCAAGCAGCGACAGCCCAGCGGCCACGGCTCCGGCATGGATTCCGGCCCGCCTTCAGGCGGCGGCCAGCACCAGCGCGCCGAGCAGATGTGGGAACGCTTCCAGGGCGGACAGCGCTCCGGCCACGGCCCCGGCCCGGCCGCGCGCGACCTGGAGGACGAACCCGAGGACCAGAAGGTTGAGACGCCCGAGGGCTTCGACGCCGAAGAATTCCTGCGCGGCGCCAAGATAGTCTATACCCGGCTGCAGACGGCCTGGGACAACCGCGACTTGGACGACATCCGGCAGTTCTGCACCGAGGCGGTGGCCGACGAAATCGCCCGCCAAGCTGAGGATGACCCGGAGCCGAGCAAGACCGAGGTGCTCGTTCTGGAGGCCCGCCTGCTGGAAGCCAAGCGCGAGAACGGACGCACCACGGCCACGGTCTACTACGAGGCCACCCTTCGCGAGGACTCCGCCGCCCAGGCCCCGGAACAGGCCCGCGAGGTCTGGCACTTCGTGCGCGACGAGACGGACGGGGACTCCTCCTGGAAGCTGGACGGCATCCAGCAGGTGCAGTAG
- a CDS encoding response regulator, translating into MRALIVEDDFTSRKLLQKILAPYAECDIAVNGQESVEAFRMALDEGRPYDLITMDIMMPEMDGQQALKEIRQIEKDRGIRGSDEVKVVMTTALDDPKNVVEAYYKGGATSYIPKPIDKHMFLHLLRNLGLVE; encoded by the coding sequence ATGCGCGCCCTCATCGTGGAAGACGACTTCACGTCCCGCAAGCTCTTGCAGAAAATACTGGCCCCCTACGCCGAATGCGACATCGCGGTCAACGGCCAGGAATCCGTGGAGGCCTTCCGCATGGCCCTGGACGAGGGCAGGCCCTACGATCTCATCACCATGGACATCATGATGCCGGAGATGGACGGGCAACAGGCGCTCAAGGAAATCCGGCAGATCGAAAAGGACCGCGGCATCCGTGGCTCCGACGAGGTCAAGGTGGTCATGACCACCGCCCTGGACGACCCCAAGAACGTGGTCGAGGCCTACTACAAGGGCGGGGCCACCTCCTACATCCCCAAGCCCATCGACAAACACATGTTTCTGCACCTGCTGCGCAACCTGGGGCTCGTGGAGTAG
- a CDS encoding HD domain-containing protein, translating to MRRFHEAVAEYMERGADPEPLRIKLDHSLRVLAEAEDIVAEEGEWLRRANLPARVPLLAALYHDLGRFPQYVEWGTFSDPDSANHATLSVRALQRGGLLAELPPGERRAVLASVAMHNRRFPPKGLPLGIDACLRMVRDADKLDICRVMLERLESTGEAANVVNLGLADEPETYTREMLERVAAGELADYTRMRYRNDFRLLLLSWVHDLNTGRARRAYVEKGHLERLLAGLPPGKEVERLGESLRAALREEG from the coding sequence GTGCGCCGCTTCCATGAGGCGGTGGCCGAATACATGGAACGCGGCGCGGACCCCGAGCCGCTGCGCATCAAGCTCGACCATTCCCTGCGGGTGCTGGCTGAGGCCGAGGACATCGTGGCCGAGGAGGGGGAGTGGCTTCGCCGCGCGAATCTCCCCGCCCGGGTGCCCCTGCTGGCCGCCCTGTACCACGATCTTGGCCGCTTTCCCCAGTACGTGGAGTGGGGCACTTTCTCCGACCCGGATTCCGCCAACCACGCCACCCTCTCGGTACGGGCCCTGCAGCGGGGCGGACTGCTGGCGGAACTGCCGCCGGGCGAACGCCGCGCTGTGCTGGCCTCGGTGGCCATGCACAACCGCCGTTTTCCTCCCAAGGGCCTGCCGCTGGGCATCGACGCCTGCCTGCGCATGGTGCGCGACGCGGACAAGCTGGACATCTGCCGGGTGATGCTGGAGCGGCTGGAGTCAACGGGGGAGGCCGCGAACGTGGTCAACCTGGGGCTGGCGGACGAACCAGAGACCTATACCCGCGAAATGCTGGAGCGTGTGGCCGCCGGGGAACTGGCCGACTACACCCGTATGCGCTATCGCAACGATTTCCGGTTGCTGCTGCTTTCCTGGGTGCACGACCTCAATACCGGTCGCGCGCGTCGCGCCTACGTGGAAAAGGGCCACCTGGAGCGGCTTCTGGCTGGGCTTCCTCCGGGGAAGGAGGTGGAGCGGCTGGGCGAATCGCTTCGCGCCGCCCTGCGGGAAGAGGGATAA
- a CDS encoding tetratricopeptide repeat protein encodes MLDTVLILTRSELHGKRDRQSIQGFGAETVKHFLKGSDAFDFLTHNSAGLILCDTELEDMDGVRFLKLLRQNMNLKQIPVVMVTMENRKNKVLDCISAGCAGYILRPYSMDTFERHVRLALNLESFNEIEEIQLEEARNMVSMGEFDDAIEAYEEIISEQDEAQKYYDMGCQFLYKRKYGKAIIAFKKAVKINTLFAEAFKGLADAYKAKGDYENYKKYLMQAANVHAEFDRLEETKELFIEILKYENDAPNPFNTLGVKLRKEGDHAGALHAYKQAIKLTPDDENVYYNKSKAHYFMGDIEETLTSLREALSRKPGFTEARKLYANLAGQEWAAPAQEGAGDDDRPGALVDED; translated from the coding sequence ATGCTGGACACCGTACTCATTCTCACACGCAGCGAACTGCACGGCAAGCGCGACCGGCAGTCCATCCAGGGCTTCGGCGCGGAGACCGTGAAGCACTTCCTCAAGGGCTCCGACGCCTTCGACTTTCTCACCCACAACAGCGCGGGCCTCATCCTCTGCGACACCGAGCTCGAGGATATGGACGGCGTACGGTTTCTGAAACTGCTGCGGCAGAACATGAACCTCAAGCAAATACCCGTGGTCATGGTGACCATGGAGAACCGCAAGAACAAGGTTCTGGACTGCATCTCCGCGGGATGCGCCGGCTACATCCTGCGGCCTTATTCCATGGACACCTTCGAACGCCACGTGCGGCTGGCCCTCAACCTGGAATCCTTCAACGAGATCGAGGAAATCCAATTGGAGGAGGCCAGGAACATGGTCAGCATGGGCGAGTTCGACGACGCCATCGAGGCCTACGAGGAGATCATCTCCGAGCAGGACGAGGCCCAGAAGTACTACGACATGGGCTGCCAGTTCCTCTACAAGCGCAAGTACGGCAAGGCCATCATCGCCTTCAAGAAAGCGGTCAAAATCAACACCCTCTTCGCCGAGGCCTTCAAGGGGCTGGCCGACGCCTACAAGGCCAAGGGCGACTACGAGAACTACAAGAAGTACCTCATGCAGGCGGCCAACGTGCACGCCGAGTTCGATCGGCTGGAGGAGACCAAGGAACTCTTCATCGAGATCCTCAAGTACGAGAACGACGCGCCCAACCCCTTCAACACCCTCGGAGTGAAGCTGCGCAAGGAGGGGGACCACGCCGGGGCGCTTCACGCCTACAAACAGGCCATCAAGCTCACGCCGGACGATGAGAACGTCTACTACAACAAATCCAAGGCCCACTATTTCATGGGCGACATCGAGGAGACCCTCACCAGCCTGCGCGAAGCCCTCAGCCGCAAGCCCGGCTTCACCGAGGCCCGCAAACTGTACGCGAACCTCGCGGGCCAGGAATGGGCCGCCCCCGCACAGGAGGGGGCCGGGGACGATGACCGCCCCGGGGCGCTGGTGGACGAAGACTAG
- a CDS encoding Hpt domain-containing protein, producing MDQTTPDGPREFIDPELEPLLPRFYANVRKELDAIDKALGQGDLGEVQRIAHSIKGSGLGYGFEGLGALGGEMETAASNGHEEAIIREIMDDVRSYLDTVQVEFFEE from the coding sequence ATGGACCAGACCACACCCGACGGCCCCAGGGAATTCATCGATCCGGAACTCGAACCCTTGCTGCCCAGGTTCTATGCCAACGTGCGCAAGGAACTGGACGCCATAGACAAAGCGCTCGGCCAGGGCGACCTGGGCGAGGTGCAGCGCATCGCCCACAGCATCAAGGGATCGGGCCTGGGGTACGGGTTCGAGGGCCTTGGCGCGCTGGGCGGCGAGATGGAAACCGCCGCCTCCAACGGGCATGAGGAAGCCATCATCCGAGAGATCATGGACGACGTCCGCTCCTACCTGGACACGGTCCAGGTGGAGTTTTTCGAGGAATAG